The window GATGCATGGGGCACAATTAAGGAACTACCTTGCATATTGGGCGGTGTGGATCTCGAAGATTGACAAGTAAGTTGTCACTTTTCAAATCAAAGTGTACTATCTTCTTTTCATGCAGGTACTCCATTCCGAATGCCACATCCATTGCAATCATGAGGCGCTTGCGCTTGTCCAGACTCctgataaatttaaatttatgtcAGATTTTCATCCCAATTGAAAATTACAAACGAAGAACAAAAAGCCAAACAAATACATTACTTCTCATTTTTCTGCAAAGCATTTCTCAGAGAACCATTAACCATGTATTCTGTCACTGTTGCCACAGAACCTCCCAGTCCGTCAAGCACAATGCCATAGAAAGCTACCACATTGGGGTGGTGCAAGTCAGCAAGCTTGATGGCCTCATTCCAGAAATCCTCTCTCtgtttgaaattgaatacataAACCACCAAATACAGATTAAGTAAATGaggtataaataaataaataaataaaagctaaAAGTTTTAAAACTAGTGCAATGAAAAGACAAACCGTGCGCTCCTGTTCTGAAGGCTTCCCAGCAAAACACCTATCATTGATTCTTTTGATTGCAACATCGGTGCCCCTCCATTTTCCATGATAAACAGTACCGAAAGTTCCAGAACCTAATTCTCTCAGCTCTTCAAGGTCACTGTTCTTTATAATCTGCCAAAAGAAAATTACTCAGTCAATGTTACAGGTAAATATCACAATACCTATTAATGGAAACCAATTTTTCACCTGCAACCTGCCTAGGCCATCTGCTACTGGAAAACCAAGATTTGGCTTATCTGCAAAGTTGAATTTGACATCCTAAAATAGAAAAAGTAAGATGATGAACAATAGGAGAGCCTAGAATATTTTTCGAGAGAGGGCAGAACACACAAATAATGAAATATTCTCACACATCCAACACATGAATTCTTAAATACCTCACTTTCCGATCTGTTTTGCATCCCTGCAGCATTGTTTTGAACCTCTTCATCTCGATTGGATTCATAAGCAGACTCATTTTTATCATGCAAGTAAGAATCTGATGGCGTAGATGACAGAAAAACACAGGCAGCTACTCCCTCAGCAACAGCTTGAAGTTCTTGCTTTATTTGTTCTTCTGCTGATCCTACGACAAAGAAgcgaaaaaataagaaaaattcataTGAAATAAGCAATTAACTTATCCAGAAAGTAAAAGCAAATCATCACTAACCAACCTTTGGAAGACGGGGCATGCTTTGAACCAAGATCCCTGTTCAAATTACCCATTGGCAGTTGACCTCCACCATCCATTTGCATTTCTGTAAATTGTTCTTTTCTCAATTGTATTTTGGTCGGCCTAGGAGGCAATTGAGTATCGTGTCGCAAACTCCAAGGATCCTGATTGCTGAACAATGAGTTTGAGGAGTCCTGGGCACCGACACCATTTGAGGTAATAACTTCCCTCTCGTTAGGTACCATCTTCGGCAGCAATCTCATGTTCTCATCCTCCCATTCAGGAGGAGGTTGAATTCCATTAGTGAGATGGGTAGAAACAACAGGGTTTCCATAGTTAGATTCATACGAATCACGAAGATGCATTCCAACTCTTGATTGCAGATAAGATTCAGGATTTCCCCACACAGATTGCTGTCCTAAATCATAGAATTCTACTGGCTGTGAACTATACCCATGTGAGACTTCGGCAGGGGAAGAAGCTGATACTTCGGTTGGCTTAAAATGATTCCTGCCAAATTTGTCAACGATGTTATCTAGAGCCACATCTCTACCCCCAACTTGTGGTGTTTTATGATCAAAGCTGTCTTCCCTTCCACATGTATCCTCAGGTGATTTACCATGCTCCTTATTAACATAAATCTCAGTGGGATTTATCGTGAGGGCCTCCATCCTCCCGTCAATTTGTCTCAAATGATCATATGCAGTTGGAGATTCGCGAACCACAGGTGCGCCTCCAACAAGAGGTACATCTTGATTAAAAGGATCATTACCTAAATTTTCCTGTTTAACCTGGTACTGAAATGGTGTTGGATGTTGTTGAACAACATCGTCTTGACAACGCTGAGGAATATTGACCATGAATGCACTATTCGGTGATTGCACGTCACCTCCTCTCTGGATAACGCCCTCTGGAGTTGAAATCTGGGAGAGGCCAGTCTCATTTGAATAAGATGTTATGAGAAGAGGATCTACTGGAACTTGAACCCTGGGTCGAGCCTCAACTCCTTGGCCAAAATTACCTTCTCCTAGTGGTCCACTTACGATAACCTTGTTCATCGGCTGAGCTAGCAAATTCTCCTCTAGCCAAGGACTATAATACGTTGGACTTGAATCAGATACTGGGCTTCCGCCAATGTCTCTCTGAACCTGTACCACATTATCAGAATGTGCATGAGGTAATGTGTTCTGACACATATAACAGTCTTCGAACCCTGTGGATTTCTCAGGATACATTACCTGTTGGTGAGATACCAATCCATCATGGTAAATCACATGCTCCGGTGGTTGAACCTGATGCCATCCGTAAGCACCTCCTGCTGTTGTTGACGGTACTTGAACCTGATAGGAATTATAGCTTTGTTCAGCCGCAAGCTGGACGACCCCGGGAACAAAGGTACTCTTGTCCGCATAATTATCCAACCGAGCCTGTTGAGGATGGATCAATGGCTGAAGCACACTTGGTCTTATATTAACATGAGAATACGAGGGAGTCCTTGTCATGTGCACTGCAGGAATGAAGTGATGCGGG of the Pyrus communis chromosome 1, drPyrComm1.1, whole genome shotgun sequence genome contains:
- the LOC137740376 gene encoding uncharacterized protein isoform X2 yields the protein MAFDQNSFPKELRPLNVARTVAEEPRIAQATTAGRNPDRFFPSHLVREDNSHNSLPVFYQAPVASEAGHVGLGYGNAVSGVPTWCPSPRIAVPVGHPGVNPSVGVGIGYSPNLGSRVGGSAVDLVCSATTTTASGPSGCSSNMCNRSAGGGLDHGVNDMTARFGYNPNLGNKVSGNVADQTGNDLTSGYGYSANLGSRGSGTDQASDDGGDDSVSGKKIKLLCSFGGKILPRPSDGMLRYVGGHTRIISVRRDVSFNDLVQKMVDTYGQPVVIKYQLPDEDLDALVSVACADDLDNMKDEYGKLVEGSPDGSAKLRVFLFSASEVDPSGVVQLGDLHNSEQRYVDAVNGITDGVSVGIARKESNASAASTQNSDFSGTDVIDNSVPGQGDNTGHPSAGKLSPKGNSATSHDTSTRLVFVDPKPAIYSEVSTIPLVIPVVKSGPPQTPSSQPEGELERSVPVTVSQQQLGLQQPGIGFSSAAPYLQTYVGPRREVMTRTDHIQLPPQMGFPSPHPMGTAHPVFTQQQYGDSVAGITPHHFIPAVHMTRTPSYSHVNIRPSVLQPLIHPQQARLDNYADKSTFVPGVVQLAAEQSYNSYQVQVPSTTAGGAYGWHQVQPPEHVIYHDGLVSHQQVQRDIGGSPVSDSSPTYYSPWLEENLLAQPMNKVIVSGPLGEGNFGQGVEARPRVQVPVDPLLITSYSNETGLSQISTPEGVIQRGGDVQSPNSAFMVNIPQRCQDDVVQQHPTPFQYQVKQENLGNDPFNQDVPLVGGAPVVRESPTAYDHLRQIDGRMEALTINPTEIYVNKEHGKSPEDTCGREDSFDHKTPQVGGRDVALDNIVDKFGRNHFKPTEVSASSPAEVSHGYSSQPVEFYDLGQQSVWGNPESYLQSRVGMHLRDSYESNYGNPVVSTHLTNGIQPPPEWEDENMRLLPKMVPNEREVITSNGVGAQDSSNSLFSNQDPWSLRHDTQLPPRPTKIQLRKEQFTEMQMDGGGQLPMGNLNRDLGSKHAPSSKGSAEEQIKQELQAVAEGVAACVFLSSTPSDSYLHDKNESAYESNRDEEVQNNAAGMQNRSESEDVKFNFADKPNLGFPVADGLGRLQIIKNSDLEELRELGSGTFGTVYHGKWRGTDVAIKRINDRCFAGKPSEQERTREDFWNEAIKLADLHHPNVVAFYGIVLDGLGGSVATVTEYMVNGSLRNALQKNEKSLDKRKRLMIAMDVAFGMEYLHEKKIVHFDLKSDNLLVNLRDPHRPICKVGDLGLSKVKCHTLISGGVRGTLPWMAPELLNGSSSLVSEKVDVFSFGIVLWELLTGDEPYADLHYGAIIGGIVSNTLRPPVPDSCDPEWKSLMETCWSAEPSERLSFTEIANELRGMAAKIPPKGQTQPQQPPPT
- the LOC137740376 gene encoding RAF-like serine/threonine-protein kinase PRAF isoform X1, which encodes MAFDQNSFPKELRPLNVARTVAEEPRIAQATTAGRNPDRFFPSHLVREDNSHNSLPVFYQAPVASEAGHVGLGYGNAVSGVPTWCPSPRIAVPVGHPGVNPSVGVGIGYSPNLGSRVGGSAVDLVCSATTTTASGPSGCSSNMCNRSAGGGLDHGVNDMTARFGYNPNLGNKVSGNVADQTGNDLTSGYGYSANLGSRGSGTDQASDDGGDDSVSGKKIKLLCSFGGKILPRPSDGMLRYVGGHTRIISVRRDVSFNDLVQKMVDTYGQPVVIKYQLPDEDLDALVSVACADDLDNMKDEYGKLVEGSPDGSAKLRVFLFSASEVDPSGVVQLGDLHNSEQRYVDAVNGITDGVSVGIARKESNASAASTQNSDFSGTDVIDNSVPGQGDNTGHPSAGKLSPKGNSATSHDTSTRLVFVDPKPAIYSEVSTIPLVIPVVKSGPPQTPSSQPEGELERSVPVTVSQQQLGLQQPGIGFSSAAPYLQTYVGPRREVMTRTDHIQLPPQMGFPSPHPMGTAHPVFTQQQYGDSVAGITPHHFIPAVHMTRTPSYSHVNIRPSVLQPLIHPQQARLDNYADKSTFVPGVVQLAAEQSYNSYQVQVPSTTAGGAYGWHQVQPPEHVIYHDGLVSHQQVMYPEKSTGFEDCYMCQNTLPHAHSDNVVQVQRDIGGSPVSDSSPTYYSPWLEENLLAQPMNKVIVSGPLGEGNFGQGVEARPRVQVPVDPLLITSYSNETGLSQISTPEGVIQRGGDVQSPNSAFMVNIPQRCQDDVVQQHPTPFQYQVKQENLGNDPFNQDVPLVGGAPVVRESPTAYDHLRQIDGRMEALTINPTEIYVNKEHGKSPEDTCGREDSFDHKTPQVGGRDVALDNIVDKFGRNHFKPTEVSASSPAEVSHGYSSQPVEFYDLGQQSVWGNPESYLQSRVGMHLRDSYESNYGNPVVSTHLTNGIQPPPEWEDENMRLLPKMVPNEREVITSNGVGAQDSSNSLFSNQDPWSLRHDTQLPPRPTKIQLRKEQFTEMQMDGGGQLPMGNLNRDLGSKHAPSSKGSAEEQIKQELQAVAEGVAACVFLSSTPSDSYLHDKNESAYESNRDEEVQNNAAGMQNRSESEDVKFNFADKPNLGFPVADGLGRLQIIKNSDLEELRELGSGTFGTVYHGKWRGTDVAIKRINDRCFAGKPSEQERTREDFWNEAIKLADLHHPNVVAFYGIVLDGLGGSVATVTEYMVNGSLRNALQKNEKSLDKRKRLMIAMDVAFGMEYLHEKKIVHFDLKSDNLLVNLRDPHRPICKVGDLGLSKVKCHTLISGGVRGTLPWMAPELLNGSSSLVSEKVDVFSFGIVLWELLTGDEPYADLHYGAIIGGIVSNTLRPPVPDSCDPEWKSLMETCWSAEPSERLSFTEIANELRGMAAKIPPKGQTQPQQPPPT